One segment of Pleuronectes platessa chromosome 21, fPlePla1.1, whole genome shotgun sequence DNA contains the following:
- the plekhm1 gene encoding pleckstrin homology domain-containing family M member 1 isoform X2, whose protein sequence is MCKWIKEKLAQSLKALQKRFVTSDAVVTSEDADANLLCCALEAIFIHGIKSKYIRSDTGGRTRKGGRAPLPQPFFWSLLKTVTHRDVITELEKIDFVGTDVGRCRAWLRLALNHGLLECYLASLFREDSKLRSHYQPSALLLNTEERDVLLSYLQGLASLTFSLSYKSAVLNEWTTTPLVLAGLCPFSQADTPDLTLNGGDHSSSGSLCKETWDTVSQSSSSSDAQDTQRGCPVSLVGRGSSALQGERTALNSSNLSLDTTGSSQLSSSLSSDSLLQGQDPRSPAGEQWSSCDLDISNHISTKKPQKDLVTEFRESGQGSQDSMREDTSFVSSTGPDQFLETAVFSGSDSETQGPGTPSQDLKDQPLHSVLSHSSEPPPTSPDLPSSDDNHVYQTASDACDDSSNELHLDSDTEEVNPADLKENSASVQKEKEVESSVKSCSEPSLHPGPRSASILSRKLSTDSLSHSRSWISEDDIYKPQLEEVSDQDEAPPPALTPEPKVSQSPPSVVHRRQIGLSNPFRGLLKLGHLERRSAMGLWRDYYCELSPFEFRLYFNAEERTCSDNCSLVRCEDARVTLPEGRFELAFPGKRLYLRAANRDEAEDWVDRIAEAVNKCRPTPCVNEQWEVLQPYSENGVDERTLSSTSSTPSSPERGIEHPDTRTCGGLEAPPPLQEFDWTRTADLETDAMKEAVLYISTDAEARTWAPLVFSLSLETLKGFRMQDGRKLLQLKHTIEDIRDVVPDVSLGGPAFFKLLTVREALRLRAESAEEARSWRVLIRGALDSYLESGEDDAVGVGVTGNLHRLVQHRLKEDGALLVHLCTVPSEKGLDSQSFKCAGCPQQIGPSQCRARLCEFSGQYYCDSCHHGDTTIIPSRMVHNWDLTQREVSKKALRLLSQVKHEPLLNLEQLNPELVKHSGSMAQTHNLRQRLRLLGDYLLTCRSGAYKKLQARMGQRTYLLESSHLYSVVDLQEIAEDQYAVYLMTLLQFASSHVFQCDLCTQRGFICQICHAHDTIFPFQFDSTTRCTDCKAVFHLACKAPGRSCPRCQRMKKYRERDLQE, encoded by the exons ATGTGCAAGTGG ATCAAAGAGAAGCTGGCCCAGTCGCTCAAGGCCCTGCAGAAGCGCTTCGTGACCTCGGACGCGGTCGTGACCAGTGAGGATGCTGACGCTAACCTGCTCTGCTGCGCCCTGGAGGCCATCTTCATCCACGGTATCAAGAGCAAGTACATCCGCTCTGACACTGGGGGGCGGACCAGGAAGGGCGGCCGGGCTCCCCTCCCTCAGCCCTTCTTCTGGAGCCTCCTCAAGACCGTCACCCACCG TGATGTCATCACCGAGCTGGAGAAGATAGACTTCGTGGGCACGGACGTGGGTCGCTGCCGAGCGTGGCTCCGGCTGGCGCTGAACCACGGCCTGTTGGAGTGCTACCTGGCCTCGCTGTTCCGGGAGGACTCCAAGCTGCGGTCGCACTACCAACCCAGTGCCTTGCTCCTGAACACCGAGGAGCGGGACGTCCTGCTCAGCTACCTCCAGGGTCTGGCCTCACTCACGTTCAGCCTGTCTTACAAGTCCGCCGTCCTCAACGAGTGGACCACCACGCCTCTGGTGCTGGCTGGACTCTGCCCCTTCTCCCAGGCGGACACACCCGACCTGACCCTTAACGGCGGGGACCATTCCAGCTCCGGGTCCCTGTGTAAGGAGACGTGGGACACAGTGTCTCAGTCGTCCAGCTCATCGGATGCTCAGGATACGCAGAGAGGATGTCCAGTGTCGTTGGTGGGGAGGGGGTCGAGTGCTCTACAGGGGGAGAGGACTGCACTCAACTCTTCTAATCTCAGTCTGGACACCACGGGCTCCTCTCAGCTCTCCTCCAGCTTGAGCTCCGACAGCCTCCTGCAGGGGCAGGACCCCCGCAGCCCGGCAGGAGAGCAGTGGTCCTCATGTGACCTGGACATATCCAATCACATCAGCACCAAGAAACCACAGAAGGA tTTGGTGACTGAGTTTCGGGAGAGCGGACAGGGCAGTCAGGACTCAATGCGTGAAGACACGTCCTTTGTCTCCAGCACGGGTCCGGATCAGTTTTTGGAGACGGCTGTTTTCAGTGGCTCTGACAGTGAGACCCAGGGTCCTGGGACGCCATCACAGGACCTGAAGGACCAGCCCCTCCACTCCGTTCTCTCCCATTCATCAGAGCCACCACCAACTTCCCCTGATCTGCCGTCATCCGATGATAACCATGTTTACCAAACGGCCTCTGACGCATGTGATGATTCCTCCAACGAGTTGCACCTGGACAGCGACACAGAGGAGGTGAATCCAGCTGATCTGAAGGAGAACAGTGCGTCTgttcagaaagagaaagaagtagAGAGCTCAGTGAAGAGCTGCTCGGAGCCGTCACTGCATCCGGGGCCTCGCTCTGCCAGCATCCTGAGCAGGAAGCTGTCCACAGATTCTCTCTCA CATTCCCGTTCCTGGATCTCTGAGGACGACATCTACAAGCCCCAGCTGGAGGAGGTGTCTGATCAGGACGAGGCGCCTCCACCCGCTCTGACGCCCGAGCCCAAGGTCTCCCAGTCCCCTCCCAGTGTCGTCCATCGCAGACAAATAG gacTGTCCAACCCGTTCCGTGGCTTGCTGAAGCTCGGCCATCTCGAGAGACGCAGTGCGATGGGGCTGTGGCGGGACTATTACTGCGAGCTGTCCCCCTTTGAGTTCCGCCTGTATTTCAACGCCGAGGAGCGGACCTGCTCTGACAACTGCTCCCTGGTCCGGTGTGAGGACGCTCGTGTCACTTTGCCTGAGGGACGCTTCGAGCTGGCCTTTCCTGGGAAGCGACTGTACCTCCGAGCGGCCAATCGGGACGAAGCTGAGGACTGGGTGGACCGGATCGCGGAGGCCGTCAACAAATGCCGGCCAACGCCTTGTGTCAACGAGCAGTGGGAGGTGCTACAACCGTACAGTGAGAATGGTGTAGATGAACGCACGCTTTCATCCACGTCCTCCACGCCCTCCAGCCCTGAGAGAGGGATAGAACACCCGGACACGAGGACTTGCGGAGGCCtggaggctcctcctcctctccaggagTTCGACTGGACTCGGACGGCTGATTTAGAAACGGACGCCATGAAAGAAGCCGTTTTGTACATCTCCACAGACGCTGAAGCTCGGACATGGGCCCCTCtggtcttctccctctccttagAGACGCTGAAAGGCTTCCGGATGCAAGACGGGAGAAAGCTCCTGCAGCTGAAACACACCATAGAGGACATTCGGGATGTGGTGCCCGACGTCTCCCTGGGAGGTCCGGCCTTCTTCAAACTCTTGACCGTGAGGGAAGCGCTGAGACTCAGGGCGGAGAGCGCGGAGGAGGCTCGCTCATGGAGGGTTTTGATCCGTGGAGCTCTGGACTCTTACCTGGAGAGTGGAGAGGATGATGCAGTGGGTGTGGGGGTGACTGGGAACCTCCACAGGCTGGTGCAGCACCGGTTGAAGGAAGATGGAGCTCTTCTAGTTCATCTCTGCACAGTGCCCTCAGAGAAGGGTCTGGACTCTCAGAGCTTCAAATGTGCAG GATGTCCTCAGCAGATTGGGCCGTCCCAGTGCAGAGCCAGGTTGTGTGAGTTCTCAGGCCAGTACTACTGTGACTCCTGCCACCACGGGGACACCACCATCATCCCCTCACGCATGGTGCACAACTGGGACCTCACACAGCGGGAG GTGTCTAAGAAGGCCCTGCGGCTGCTGTCTCAGGTGAAACACGAGCCTCTGCTCAACCTGGAGCAGCTGAACCCAGAGTTAGTGAAGCACTCCGGGTCCATGGCTCAGACCCACAACCTGCGGCAGCGGCTGCGTCTCCTCGGGGACTACCTGCTCACCTGCCGCAGCGGGGCCTACAAGAAGCTCCAGGCCAG AATGGGTCAGCGGACGTACCTGCTGGAGTCGAGTCATCTGTACAGTGTGGTCGACCTGCAGGAG ATCGCAGAGGACCAATACGCCGTCTACCTGATGACTCTGCTGCAGTTCGCCTCCAGCCACGTGTTTCAGTGCGACCTGTGTACGCAGCGCGGCTTCATTTGCCAGATTTGCCACGCGCATGACACCATCTTCCCCTTCCAGTTCGACAGCACCACCAG GTGTACAGATTGTAAAGCCGTGTTCCACCTGGCCTGTAAAGCTCCGGGCCGCTCGTGTCCTCGCTGCCAGCGGATGAAGAAATACCGGGAGAGGGATCTTCAGGAGTGA
- the plekhm1 gene encoding pleckstrin homology domain-containing family M member 1 isoform X1, translating into MLATQMPDTPPEAKGVKQIKEKLAQSLKALQKRFVTSDAVVTSEDADANLLCCALEAIFIHGIKSKYIRSDTGGRTRKGGRAPLPQPFFWSLLKTVTHRDVITELEKIDFVGTDVGRCRAWLRLALNHGLLECYLASLFREDSKLRSHYQPSALLLNTEERDVLLSYLQGLASLTFSLSYKSAVLNEWTTTPLVLAGLCPFSQADTPDLTLNGGDHSSSGSLCKETWDTVSQSSSSSDAQDTQRGCPVSLVGRGSSALQGERTALNSSNLSLDTTGSSQLSSSLSSDSLLQGQDPRSPAGEQWSSCDLDISNHISTKKPQKDLVTEFRESGQGSQDSMREDTSFVSSTGPDQFLETAVFSGSDSETQGPGTPSQDLKDQPLHSVLSHSSEPPPTSPDLPSSDDNHVYQTASDACDDSSNELHLDSDTEEVNPADLKENSASVQKEKEVESSVKSCSEPSLHPGPRSASILSRKLSTDSLSHSRSWISEDDIYKPQLEEVSDQDEAPPPALTPEPKVSQSPPSVVHRRQIGLSNPFRGLLKLGHLERRSAMGLWRDYYCELSPFEFRLYFNAEERTCSDNCSLVRCEDARVTLPEGRFELAFPGKRLYLRAANRDEAEDWVDRIAEAVNKCRPTPCVNEQWEVLQPYSENGVDERTLSSTSSTPSSPERGIEHPDTRTCGGLEAPPPLQEFDWTRTADLETDAMKEAVLYISTDAEARTWAPLVFSLSLETLKGFRMQDGRKLLQLKHTIEDIRDVVPDVSLGGPAFFKLLTVREALRLRAESAEEARSWRVLIRGALDSYLESGEDDAVGVGVTGNLHRLVQHRLKEDGALLVHLCTVPSEKGLDSQSFKCAGCPQQIGPSQCRARLCEFSGQYYCDSCHHGDTTIIPSRMVHNWDLTQREVSKKALRLLSQVKHEPLLNLEQLNPELVKHSGSMAQTHNLRQRLRLLGDYLLTCRSGAYKKLQARMGQRTYLLESSHLYSVVDLQEIAEDQYAVYLMTLLQFASSHVFQCDLCTQRGFICQICHAHDTIFPFQFDSTTRCTDCKAVFHLACKAPGRSCPRCQRMKKYRERDLQE; encoded by the exons ATGCTCGCCACACAGATGCCAGACACGCCACCGGAGGCTAAAGGTGTCAAACAG ATCAAAGAGAAGCTGGCCCAGTCGCTCAAGGCCCTGCAGAAGCGCTTCGTGACCTCGGACGCGGTCGTGACCAGTGAGGATGCTGACGCTAACCTGCTCTGCTGCGCCCTGGAGGCCATCTTCATCCACGGTATCAAGAGCAAGTACATCCGCTCTGACACTGGGGGGCGGACCAGGAAGGGCGGCCGGGCTCCCCTCCCTCAGCCCTTCTTCTGGAGCCTCCTCAAGACCGTCACCCACCG TGATGTCATCACCGAGCTGGAGAAGATAGACTTCGTGGGCACGGACGTGGGTCGCTGCCGAGCGTGGCTCCGGCTGGCGCTGAACCACGGCCTGTTGGAGTGCTACCTGGCCTCGCTGTTCCGGGAGGACTCCAAGCTGCGGTCGCACTACCAACCCAGTGCCTTGCTCCTGAACACCGAGGAGCGGGACGTCCTGCTCAGCTACCTCCAGGGTCTGGCCTCACTCACGTTCAGCCTGTCTTACAAGTCCGCCGTCCTCAACGAGTGGACCACCACGCCTCTGGTGCTGGCTGGACTCTGCCCCTTCTCCCAGGCGGACACACCCGACCTGACCCTTAACGGCGGGGACCATTCCAGCTCCGGGTCCCTGTGTAAGGAGACGTGGGACACAGTGTCTCAGTCGTCCAGCTCATCGGATGCTCAGGATACGCAGAGAGGATGTCCAGTGTCGTTGGTGGGGAGGGGGTCGAGTGCTCTACAGGGGGAGAGGACTGCACTCAACTCTTCTAATCTCAGTCTGGACACCACGGGCTCCTCTCAGCTCTCCTCCAGCTTGAGCTCCGACAGCCTCCTGCAGGGGCAGGACCCCCGCAGCCCGGCAGGAGAGCAGTGGTCCTCATGTGACCTGGACATATCCAATCACATCAGCACCAAGAAACCACAGAAGGA tTTGGTGACTGAGTTTCGGGAGAGCGGACAGGGCAGTCAGGACTCAATGCGTGAAGACACGTCCTTTGTCTCCAGCACGGGTCCGGATCAGTTTTTGGAGACGGCTGTTTTCAGTGGCTCTGACAGTGAGACCCAGGGTCCTGGGACGCCATCACAGGACCTGAAGGACCAGCCCCTCCACTCCGTTCTCTCCCATTCATCAGAGCCACCACCAACTTCCCCTGATCTGCCGTCATCCGATGATAACCATGTTTACCAAACGGCCTCTGACGCATGTGATGATTCCTCCAACGAGTTGCACCTGGACAGCGACACAGAGGAGGTGAATCCAGCTGATCTGAAGGAGAACAGTGCGTCTgttcagaaagagaaagaagtagAGAGCTCAGTGAAGAGCTGCTCGGAGCCGTCACTGCATCCGGGGCCTCGCTCTGCCAGCATCCTGAGCAGGAAGCTGTCCACAGATTCTCTCTCA CATTCCCGTTCCTGGATCTCTGAGGACGACATCTACAAGCCCCAGCTGGAGGAGGTGTCTGATCAGGACGAGGCGCCTCCACCCGCTCTGACGCCCGAGCCCAAGGTCTCCCAGTCCCCTCCCAGTGTCGTCCATCGCAGACAAATAG gacTGTCCAACCCGTTCCGTGGCTTGCTGAAGCTCGGCCATCTCGAGAGACGCAGTGCGATGGGGCTGTGGCGGGACTATTACTGCGAGCTGTCCCCCTTTGAGTTCCGCCTGTATTTCAACGCCGAGGAGCGGACCTGCTCTGACAACTGCTCCCTGGTCCGGTGTGAGGACGCTCGTGTCACTTTGCCTGAGGGACGCTTCGAGCTGGCCTTTCCTGGGAAGCGACTGTACCTCCGAGCGGCCAATCGGGACGAAGCTGAGGACTGGGTGGACCGGATCGCGGAGGCCGTCAACAAATGCCGGCCAACGCCTTGTGTCAACGAGCAGTGGGAGGTGCTACAACCGTACAGTGAGAATGGTGTAGATGAACGCACGCTTTCATCCACGTCCTCCACGCCCTCCAGCCCTGAGAGAGGGATAGAACACCCGGACACGAGGACTTGCGGAGGCCtggaggctcctcctcctctccaggagTTCGACTGGACTCGGACGGCTGATTTAGAAACGGACGCCATGAAAGAAGCCGTTTTGTACATCTCCACAGACGCTGAAGCTCGGACATGGGCCCCTCtggtcttctccctctccttagAGACGCTGAAAGGCTTCCGGATGCAAGACGGGAGAAAGCTCCTGCAGCTGAAACACACCATAGAGGACATTCGGGATGTGGTGCCCGACGTCTCCCTGGGAGGTCCGGCCTTCTTCAAACTCTTGACCGTGAGGGAAGCGCTGAGACTCAGGGCGGAGAGCGCGGAGGAGGCTCGCTCATGGAGGGTTTTGATCCGTGGAGCTCTGGACTCTTACCTGGAGAGTGGAGAGGATGATGCAGTGGGTGTGGGGGTGACTGGGAACCTCCACAGGCTGGTGCAGCACCGGTTGAAGGAAGATGGAGCTCTTCTAGTTCATCTCTGCACAGTGCCCTCAGAGAAGGGTCTGGACTCTCAGAGCTTCAAATGTGCAG GATGTCCTCAGCAGATTGGGCCGTCCCAGTGCAGAGCCAGGTTGTGTGAGTTCTCAGGCCAGTACTACTGTGACTCCTGCCACCACGGGGACACCACCATCATCCCCTCACGCATGGTGCACAACTGGGACCTCACACAGCGGGAG GTGTCTAAGAAGGCCCTGCGGCTGCTGTCTCAGGTGAAACACGAGCCTCTGCTCAACCTGGAGCAGCTGAACCCAGAGTTAGTGAAGCACTCCGGGTCCATGGCTCAGACCCACAACCTGCGGCAGCGGCTGCGTCTCCTCGGGGACTACCTGCTCACCTGCCGCAGCGGGGCCTACAAGAAGCTCCAGGCCAG AATGGGTCAGCGGACGTACCTGCTGGAGTCGAGTCATCTGTACAGTGTGGTCGACCTGCAGGAG ATCGCAGAGGACCAATACGCCGTCTACCTGATGACTCTGCTGCAGTTCGCCTCCAGCCACGTGTTTCAGTGCGACCTGTGTACGCAGCGCGGCTTCATTTGCCAGATTTGCCACGCGCATGACACCATCTTCCCCTTCCAGTTCGACAGCACCACCAG GTGTACAGATTGTAAAGCCGTGTTCCACCTGGCCTGTAAAGCTCCGGGCCGCTCGTGTCCTCGCTGCCAGCGGATGAAGAAATACCGGGAGAGGGATCTTCAGGAGTGA